In one Nicotiana tomentosiformis chromosome 6, ASM39032v3, whole genome shotgun sequence genomic region, the following are encoded:
- the LOC104113332 gene encoding premnaspirodiene oxygenase-like, with the protein MYLKLGEVPTMVISSPSMTKQILRTHDLAFATRPVFTTINISSYNCKDIAFAPYGDNWRQMRKICVMELLTVKMVKSFSSIRKDELSRLLSSIRSVNGRSAVNLTQIVLRFTNSVICRSAFGKACKNQDELIKLLSEVLESVGGLVDVGDFFPSWKLLIHKMSGAKSRFVKLHNKADAALEDIINEHIKNRAAGSKGNGEFAGEDFVDVLLRIKDNGELQFPITNDHIKAVISDIFAGGTETSAATIIWALSEMMKNPKIMIKAQSEVRQAFKGNTSFDEEDLDKLSYLNLVIKEIFRLHPPGSLLFRESREQTYIDGYTIPLKTRVLINLWALGRDPEIWHDSENFIPERFENSHVDFMGNHFELVPFGAGKRICPGIQFGLATIKYPLAQLLYHFNWVLPFGTSQEDLDMTEKNGLTAGKQKDLYLIAVDHKDNEIF; encoded by the exons ATGTATTTGAAACTTGGAGAAGTTCCTACAATGGTCATATCATCACCTAGTATGACAAAACAAATTTTAAGAACTCACGATCTTGCCTTTGCTACTAGGCCTGTATTCACAACCATAAACATCTCTTCTTACAATTGCAAAGACATTGCCTTCGCACCATATGGTGACAATTGGAGGCAAATGCGTAAAATATGTGTTATGGAACTTCTAACTGTCAAGATGGTCAAGTCATTTAGCTCAATTCGAAAAGATGAACTCTCGCGTCTGCTTTCATCAATTCGATCCGTGAATGGACGTTCTGCTGTCAACCTGACACAAATAGTGCTTCGGTTTACAAACTCGGTGATTTGTAGATCAGCCTTTGGGAAAGCATGTAAAAATCAAGACGAGTTGATAAAATTGTTGAGTGAAGTACTGGAATCAGTAGGAGGATTAGTTGATGTGGGTGATTTTTTCCCTTCTTGGAAGTTATTAATTCACAAGATGAGTGGGGCGAAATCAAGATTCGTAAAGCTGCATAACAAGGCTGATGCAGCTCTGGAGGACATAATCAATGAGCATATTAAGAATAGAGCTGCTGGAAGCAAGGGAAATGGTGAGTTTGCAGGTGAAGATTTTGTTGACGTTCTCCTAAGAATTAAGGACAATGGCGAACTTCAATTTCCAATCACAAATGATCACATAAAAGCAGTCATTTCT GACATATTCGCTGGTGGAACTGAAACTTCAGCTGCGACTATTATTTGGGCATTATCAGAAATGATGAAGAACCCTAAAATTATGATCAAGGCACAAAGTGAAGTGAGACAAGCCTTCAAAGGAAACACAAGTTTCGATGAAGAAGATCTTGATAAGTTATCATACCTTAATTTAGTGATTAAAGAAATATTCAGGCTACATCCTCCGGGTTCTTTGCTGTTTAGGGAAAGTAGGGAACAAACATATATTGATGGATATACAATACCTCTTAAGACCAGAGTGTTGATTAATCTATGGGCACTTGGAAGAGATCCAGAAATTTGGCATGACTCTGAGAATTTTATTCCAGAGAGATTTGAAAATTCTCATGTTGACTTTATGGGAAATCATTTTGAGCTTGTTCCATTTGGTGCGGGCAAAAGGATTTGTCCAGGAATACAATTTGGTTTAGCAACTATTAAATATCCTTTGGCGCAGTTACTCTACCATTTTAATTGGGTGCTTCCATTTGGAACTAGTCAAGAAGATTTGGATATGACAGAGAAAAATGGATTAACTGCAGGGAAACAGAAAGATCTATACTTAATTGCCGTAGATCACAAGGACAATGAAATTTTTTGA